DNA from Pichia kudriavzevii chromosome 5, complete sequence:
taCTGGGTACCACCAGGGGCAGTCACAGGGACCATCGTATGTACAACCACAGGTGCAGCCTTCTATAGTGCCACATTCGGCACATTCTTCAGAAGCGACTCAACAATCTGCGTATCATCATTCTTATCAATCCCAGCAATCACACTTGCAACCACAGCCTCAGATACACAGAGGGTCACACAGGTCTCATGAGGTCTTTCCTGTGAGTGACGAACAACCTTATTATCAGGAACAAAGGGGTTCCTATAGTGGTCCATACCAAAGCCATCCACACAATAGACGTTCTGATATTCATGAATATTACGATGAACCTGCACTGGAACCAGTGCAGCCGACACCGCAGCCGCCTATACCTGTTGCGCCTATGATACCACCTATTCAAAATGGTGGCAGAATTCCATCCGAATCGCATTCACGTCCGTTGCGTGCAAAGGATCAGGTGTTTACAATAGATTCTGATGAGGAAGACGATAAGGTACACAAGTCCAAATCCAAAGCTGAAGTGGACAAGATCCAATTActtgaagagaaaattcAACGGCTAGAACGTGTACTTGCATTACAAGAGTTAACCAGCAAGAAAAGTTCTAATAATATTAATCATGATGCTGCTGAGAGTAGCAACAacgacaacaacaacaacaacaacatgaaAGGCGATGAGGTGGGAAAAGAGGCATTTGTTTCTTCCAGTCAATatgttgaaaatagcaAAGGAAGCAGTATAAATGGACTCGAGAAGCTGAGTGGCCCACCGTTGCCCCCTCCTCCGCCACCGGAGAAAAGGTCATTATCAAGTAGTCCAAAGGCCAATCTGTTTACAACTGAGAATAGCCGTGTCGACTCTCATTTTGATGCTTCAATGAGAATGAGTGCGAGCTCATTGATACCAACAGACAAATCAATCTCCGATCAATCTGTAGGGGACGAAGGAGATTTGGAAGCAGAATATAACAATGATGACGACAATGATGAACCGCCACCATCATATGAAGAGCTTGAAAAATCCGGTTCTTTGACCTATTCGCAGTCGATTTATCGGACCGGATTTGAGAAGGCAGGATACCAAATGGACCATGTAGCGACTCCATTAACACCGAAGGATAAAAGCAAGCCGAGGGATGAATCCGATGAAGTGGAtaaagttgatgatgaaacaatgaagttttcaacaagGTTGATGTCTAAGAGGAAGATTCCTAGTCAAATTACGGATGACATGTTTGAAAAGGCAGCACTGAGAATATCCAGCCAGAAAGATAGCAGTGATATTAACAATAAACACGAAGACAAAGTGCCTGCTCCAAGAGtgaaaacagagaaaacaaTTCAAACCCCCATCAAAATGACAATTCAGGAACCCACTCAAGAGCCGATATTAACAAAGACCGAGGAATCCGTGAGGTCCAAAGCTAGATCAGCGACTAAGCCGATTGAACCGTCCAACTTCATCAAGTATTCTACGCCATCATCATATGAGACTTTATCAAACGGCGTTATCCAGCCCATTCTACCATCTAAATGTAGCGATTCTGTGGAAACAAGTATAAGTGCGTttagaagaacaagagagaaagCTTTAGCAGATTATAAACAATTTACACCGTCTATTCAATTTAACTGGGCTATCTTACTACTTGAGACCCTAAGTAAATCGGAAGTCATCTCACAAATGACAATTGATGGTAAGATCAGGAAGAACCCTCTACCATttaagaaattgaagaaacaaaggTTAATGTTTTTATCAACAGCAATCAAGGtgttggagaaattgattcAGGTTGCACCAAATGATACAAGGGCAAGGTTGTATCTAGGAGATATCTATAGCGGAGGTATCCATCCCGGTTTAGTTGAAAGAGACGAAAGAATTGGATATGAATTATTTTTCGAATCTGCAATGCAGCAGAACGATCCTGTTGCCTGTTATCGTATAGCATGTTGTTTAGAAAGTGGGGTTGGATGCAAACAAGATATACCAAAAAGTATACTATTCTTTGAGAAAGGTGCAACACTAGGTGATCCATCCAGTATGTGTCAGCTGGGTATGATGCACTTTGCCGGGGTCAATGGATGTATTCAAGATGTCTCATTGAGTATCTCCTATCATAAACAAGCCTATGAAACATTAAGATCCAAGAGTGTGATGGGTAGCGACCCACTTATATCAACGAGGTCGTTTCAAGATGCTAGAGGGGCGTTGTATACGTTAGCCAAATTGCACCAAACTGATTCTAAGATATTATGTTTAAGTGATAGATCGGATCCAAAAACACTCAAAACGATCCAAGAGCTAAAGGATTGTAACGCATGGTGTAACAAGGGTAAAGCATTGAAGTATTATTTGGAGGCAGCAAAATTAGGGCATAATGAGAGTCAAGCGTGTCTTGGGTACTATTATTCGCAGGGTTTTTTCCCCACAcattctttcaaatcaGACAAGGAATCAAATGAAGGTATAATGGATCCTATTGACGCAAGGAAGTCCATCTATTGGTTCAGTAAGGCGGCCGCTGACGGACACACCTATGCAGCATTGGGATTAGCAAGGTGGTACGGAGCGGGAGCCGTTGATAGCGATGGAAGAGTCATCTTAAAGAGGGACGAACAACAGGCGTTTCTTTGGGGAAGGAAGGCTGCCGATGGAGGGGAATTGGTGGAGGCCGAGTTTATGATTGGCGTTTGTTTTGAACAAGGGTATGGTGTTGAGAAGAACCTCGTTATGGCTGCCAATTACTACGAGCGCAGTGCCATGAAGGGATACAAGAAGGCCATTGCCAAATTAAAGGCACTCAGATGACGTACAGGGTTATAAAGTTGTTCAGAGGAGCATCTAAAGTAGCTTACCTTTTTGAGCCAAAAGAATGTATAAGTGATTTTGTAAATGCTTCAATAAATGAATcaagaaataaatgaatAGATAAATATGTAGTTAGATATTTAAGTTATCAATAAATAGctaaataaatataaaataatCGTAAGATTGAATAAGGTGTAAGTTTATTGGTGTTATCCTCTCTTTACTTATATGTAAAGGGTGAAATGGAAAACGTGTCCATATGTACTATATATAAGATAGAGCATAATGTATTAGAGCCAATTCAGCGCAGCTTTGtctaatgttttttttttccagttttGTTCAGTGTTTTTATTCGgtttttttgtttagaATTTGTCTCTTTCAAGCTAAAAAAGGAGGTTGTTGTGTTTCACCTCTATGGGTTAGCCTTGACAAAGTCGACACCCTTTTGgatgttcttcttcaaggTTTCCTTAGCAGTAGCAaccatttcttcttcagcagTAGATAAGACGCCCAATGGGTGGACTTCTTGGACACCTTCTGGACCAAGGGTGACTCTGGAGGAGAAGAATTCGACACCTTCGGACTTGAACAATGGAGAGTCAATAAAGGTTGGTTCGACAATGTCAACTTCACCAGCCAAACCCTTCAAGACGGAGGAGGCCATTCTTGCACCGGCTTGGGCCATGGACAAGGTAGCGGAACCTGCACCGTCCTTGGCCTTGACAACCTCATCACCACCGAATTGGATTCTGTGGACCAATGCTTCATAGGTTTCCTTTGGCAAGTCCTTGTGTTTGGTTTGGGAGATTAAAGGAACAATGGTGACACCAGAGTGGCCACCAACAACAGTGACGGTTTCGGTGGTTGGGTCGGTGTTGACGACTTCACTCAAGAATCTCGAGGATCTCAAAACGTCCAAAGTGGTGACACCAAACAACTTCTTTGGGTTGTAGACGccctttgatttcaaaaccTCAGCAACAATTGGGACAGTTGAGTTGACAGGGTTTGAAATGATCAACAAGACGGCGTTTGGACAGTGGTCTGCAGCAGCCTTTGCCAAGTCTCTGACAATCGATGCATTGGTGTTGAAGAGATCGTCTCTAGTCATACCTGGTTTTCTTGGAACACCAGCTGGAATAAGAACAACATCGGAGCCGGTCAAGGCGTCCTTCAAACCATTGTTTTCTGGACCATAGCCCTTGACAACGGAGTTGGTTGGAATGTGGGACAAGTCAGTGGCAACACCAGCACCCAATCTCAAGTCGTACAAGGATAAGTTGGTGACCTTGTggttcaacttcatcaaaagAGATAGTGGTTGGCCAATACCACCTGCAGCACCTAAAACGGTGACCTTGTAAGCGGAAGCAGCAGAGGAGGAGAATTGTCTAGCAGAGATTCTGGAGAACATTGTTATCAGCTTGATTAAAGACTAATTACTTAAAGAGAGGAAATAGTCAGATCAAAAAGGTGGAAACCAACATTTCAACagttcattttcagtaatTACTTGTCTGTTAAACGTCATTATGGCCAATCTCCCTCTTTTATAGATGCTCGCCAATGGGTTCTCCCATGTCGAGAACTAGAGATTCATGACCAACGCGGGAATGCGCTATATTCCACTAAatttcccccccccccccccttgATATTAAGGGCGAGAGAGATTTGGCAACAGAGAGGGACCACGAAGGGGGAGGCGTCCAACAGAGATTGAGCGAAAATGGGTTGCCCGAAGTCGTGTCCGAGTTATTTATTACTTGTACATTGTACCACCATAAGGTATAACAGATACTGGTTTTGTTATCAGCACTTTAGACACAACCATTAGACACAACCATTAGACACAACCATTAGACACAGCCATTAGACACAGCCATTAGAGGTTATAGTGTTACGATAGTCCCTAcatttattgttattattattgttattactgTTGTTACCAATATTATTTAGAGAGGAGCACACTGTATGGAAAGAAATCGTGAGTGTTTTTAAGAGAGATGAACACGAGTATCCACTATAGAGAGCCGTGTGCCACCACACGGCTCCTCAATGAACGTGTGGCGACAGTGGCTGCGTTGGCAGGGGTCGACGATGTGTGTGTCCATTTGAGCAGTGCCTGCCGTCCACAAGACGAAGATACAGTGAGCACCAACAGTACTGCTGCTACTGCTACTGCTACTGCTACTGCTGCTGCTACTGCTGCTGCTAGCAGTGACGGTTATTGGAACAATGAAGGTGAAGTAGACGACACGTTAAAGACGCTGTTAGAGGAGAAGGCTCAAATCATGGGGCAAATCAAGACATTACATTGTAATAGGGCGAAACGTGTCAGGGAGAGAGTTTTGCAAATTGTGCAAACATTTGATTCGAGCGTGTCCAAAGAGGCAATTATGGGTGTGCGGAGCGACGCGACGCTTGGTGGAGTGGGAGGAGATGGGATTGAAGATGttggagaagttgaagagattgTCGGGAGAGTCAGAGACGATGTAGTGGATGTTGTTGGACATTGGGAGGAAGGAGGTGAGGTCAGTGAGGATGGGGTGCGGAAGTTTGGGTTGTTTGTGGAGTTGCAGATGCAGATACAGTTGTTGATAAGTTTGGAGGAGGAGTTGacaaaagagagagaggaggtagaaggagaaggagaagtAGAAGGAGCAGAATACCCACAGGGAATTGGAAATACACCCAAATTGGAAGGCCCGGGGGGCACGTTTTGGGCAATTGATGCAATTCTGACACATTTCTCCAAACAGTTTGTGTTTCATTTCCAGGGAGAGGGAGAGACCAATAGGCTCGACAAGCCCGAATTTGCCCTAAATTATGTTTTACTATACCTTCGAAACAAGCTGTCATTGGCCAAGTCAGTATTTGCCCACTCATTTGCAACAGTAGTGGCACACTATGGGGGGATCCATGGAAGTTTCTCCACGTGGTTTATTAAATCAATTCTACGTTTGTTGACCAACAAGTTTGGTTTGGAAGTCAACAACCTTGTTTTGCATAGTAACCATCATTTGTTATCCCATCTAGTAttggaattgaagaagtttgATTGGGCTCTAAAGAACGAATTCAACTATATTCCGCATGCGGGAGAAGAATGGAATGGGTTAACCAATGATTTGATACTATGTCATACCAAAGTTTGGAATGTCTGGCTACAAAGTGAAAAGGATTTTGTTAATGGACGGTTTGAcgaaatcatcaatatggACGATGCTTGGCAATTGGATtatgatattgttgaaaatggataCACCAAACCAACAAAGAGTTCAATCAATTTGGTCAATTTACTTAAAAGTATAACTTTTAATTACCAATCTCTACCATTGAAATTTCAATTGAAATTTCTAAGCGAGGTTCAACTCAAATTACTTAATTTCTATTTCGACACTCTCAAGAAAGGATATTATGCTTTGAAACATATCAAGACAGTCCAAGTTGATGGGGTTTCTACATTGGAACGCATCTGCCGAGTATGGTGTTCCTCCAACTACATTATAGAAACATTGGATAAATGGGGGGACGAGttgattttcattgaattgTGGCAGTCTTTAAACAATAGAGAggatgatttcaaaagtaCTTTTTTCGATTCAGTCATTAATGGATACAGGTTGGAAATCGTTAATAAAATCCCAAAACTAATCACTAATTACTTTGACGTGCAGTTCAACAGAATCATGAAGGACTATTTCCAAGAAAATGCAGATTGGATCAACGTCATGGGTAATAGCTTGTCAGTGTCGACGTCAGTGTCATCTGCCCTTGATTTCATAGTGGCAACATTGGCCAAAGATTTGCAGTTCCTTCAAAGGACGGTGTCCACACAGACATACGAGGCCTGGAAACTCCTTGTATCGGAGAGACTCGCCAACTACATTGAGAGAAATATCATTATGGCAAACACCTTCTCCATAGACGGCGCACTCAAGTTGCAGTCCCATGTCGAACAAATATACCACTCTCTAAATCTTCCTCGCTGCTACCTCTCACATGGGAAATTGATGGCGTCCATCGAAGTCCTCAAAGGCAACCACCCCTCGTATCCTTTGAACGAAATGACCGTCTCCATGCTTGTCAACAGACGTGGTTGACTTGTATTGTACCGTACACACAGCTCCTCTTAAAAACAATGTCAATTCCGTATCCCGTGTCTGTATagataattttttttgctttttttttatgtaCACGCGGAAATCTAGAGAATGGGGAAATCGCCCTCTGTTGTGTGGAGGTGAAAAATGGTGAAGGAGATACAAGAAGAGACGCTGGACGAAGATCTGTGGAACCATAACATAAACATAGGAAGaaacattttgtttttttctctttctttcccCTCCTCCTATAGTTGTTTGTTCATTCTCTTCTCCTTTACAGAAAGTTTCCTTCATAGGGCCATTGTATACCTTTCTTCTGTAATGACTGTGAGTATGCCTCCAACAAACGTGAATATGAACACCGTCCCACTTTCTCCTGCTGAAAGCGCAAATGGCCATTTGGAGTGTAAGGCTATGGCCACAGCCACAGTCGGGGATGTCAGTGGAAGCGGGCGTGGAAATGAAGACATAAGTGGAGATGGAAGTATAAGTGGAGATGGAAATATACATGGAGTTGGAAGTATAAGTGGGAATGGAAGTATACATGGAGTTGAAAATACAAGTGGAGATGGAAATATAAGTGGAAATGGAAGTATAAGTGGAAATGGAAGTATACATGGAGTTGAAAATACAAGTGCAAACCCTGCCACAACTCCAGCGgtaaagaaaaggaaagtAACAAACGAATTGGCACAACTTCTAACGTCTGCTGAATGGTATACACAGACGTTCCGTGGATCTCGAGTACGTGAGTCCAGCTTGAAATTTCAGAAGCAAAAGGACTTGAAGATCCAGGAAATGATCAGAGGAGATAAGGAGGTAACGATGACTACCCATACATTGGAAACACCGGAGGAGATAGCCGAAAAGGAACGTATACGTAAAGAACGGGCGGAAAAGATGAAGGCCAAAgctgaagaaagaaagaaagagaaggagtTGAAACGTTTAAAGGCTCTCGAGAGAAAGAGGTTGATTGAACAGGGTGTCATAAAGCCCCATAGGGTGAAATCGAAATCAAAACAGGATGCCGTTGGCGAAATAAACCTGGATCCAAATGAACTGAAATCCTCTAAGAACTATTATGGTGGTGGACATCTGGCTGAATTATTAAAGGCTTCATCGTACTATACCAATCTGGGATCGCAGTTTGATGGCTCGAGAAGGAAAGTTAGACCAGTGGAAAGACTGAATGAGGATAAAGAATACTTGAATGAGCTTAACAGAAAGTCCAAGGGAAAACGGCTActgaaaaacaaagctGCAGACCACccaaagttgaagagattgaaGACCGTGGACAATACAACAATGAGGAGACACACCAAAAAAGTGGCTAACATAAAAGCAGAGGAAggggaaaaagaagaagtagaCAAACTAGAGAAGGAGacaaaagaagaggaagagacACGAGACGAAGTGACACAGCGAGAACCAGAACCTATCTGGTTCATAAACTTaaacgaaaacaaaaatgacATCGAAATCAACGATACACGGTCATTCTTTCAATCGTTTGTCTACGACAAACAAAATGATAGTCAGATCCCATCCGATATTGTTTCTGCTGCAGACCTGGTGAAGCGTAGGATAAAGACGTATAGAACTGATCATGAAGTTTATAAATTACAAAGAGTTCAGCTACACTTCCCCTTTTCCGAATACAAGGAAGACTACATTCTAGCATTACCGAAGGATGAACTTCAATTCAACCCATTTGACGAAATTGGCAAAAATATGGAAATTTTAAGTACACAGTTTTTCCCGCCCGATGAGAGCGTCAAAGTTGTGAATTTACAGGATCCCGAAAATTGTATTGTTGGAAAATACATTAAAGCCTTCGATGATAATGACTTGgatttattattgaaatgTATTGATGAGTTCAATAATttaattgatgaattgagGAATAATGGGAAGATCCTCGACCATGTAATCAACAAGAAggctttttcaatttgcGTCATCTACGAATTATTAAACCAGTGTTATTTGAGGAGAGTTCTACCTGATTCGAAGAAATTGAGTAATTACAAGGCCTTTTCCAATGAGGTTTATGGTGAATTAATGCCAGCTTTTTTGTCATCTGTTTACAGGGCATGCAATTTGAATTCCAGGAGTTGCTTTATTGATTTAGGATCTGGTGTTGGTAATTGTGTTATCCAAGCGTCACTTGAGTTTGGATGTGAGAGCTACGGAGTTGAAATAGTGGAGCATGCATCGAGATTAGGTGATTTGCAATTGGCCGagttcaacaacagatGTCGAGTGTTGGGCTTGAATCCAGGAATAACTAAGCTATTCTCCCAACAATCGTTTATTGATAATCCGCCTGTGAAGGCAGTGGTGGATAGGTGTGATGTTATTCTTTGTAACAACTATCTATTTGATGCCAACTTGAACAAAAAGGTGATTGATTTATTCCAGGATTTGAAAGTTGGCTGTAAAATCATCAGTTTGAAACCAATAGTTCCAGCCGGCCATCGTTTGGATGGTAATAACATCAACTCCATTCTCAACAAGATGAAGACGTCCAAATTTATCTATGAGGAAAACTCTGTCTCGTGGACATCCAAGGGCGGCTTTTACTATATCACCGAGGTGATGGATACCATGGACGAGGCCTTGTTCCGGATCCGGGCAACTCGTAGCAGGAGAGAGGACTCTATTGACGAACGCACTCGTAGCAACACCCCATTGAATGCGTTTACAAACAACGTGTGAGGGCTGGATACAGGTATGTGCAGTACCACTTGATGATACACACgtacatacatacatacatacatacatatatacaCATACAAACACACATCATATATACACATACAAACACACATCATATATACATGTACAGTACTACATACAAGGACTTTCCCAAAGACAGAGATACACCAACAAATCATTACACCTGTACACtaattcaaatcaaaagtGCATGTTTTCCCTTTCAGAAAAGAGACTAAAAAAAACCGTTGGGAAATTCTGTGCCGCGGCAAGCGGAAAATCTCTAGGAGGGtataatgaagaaagaCTTTTTCTCTACCGAATAGAGACTATTATTTTGGGACTAGTTCGTTTAGAGTGTTGagtgaaatttttttttctttttttttttgtaccTCCTTTTCCAGTAAAGtagtgtttctttttttcctttgtgGAGAACACTTTACATTCAACCACAGGCCAAGGAATATGCATGAGAACAAAGAACTACAGGCTCTTGCCAACGAGCTTAGATCGGCTCTTCACCAGTATCCAAACTTCCCCACCGAAGGTGTCTTGTTTGAAGACTTTCTACCATTATTTAGATCTCCACATCTATTTAACAAACTTATAGTAGCTTTCAAGCTTTACATTGAGGAGAACTTTGACCAGACCATCGACTACATTGTTGGTTTGGAATCGAGAggttttttgtttggtcCTACCCTAGCGTTAGCGCTCGATGCAGGTTTCATTCCAATTAGAAAGGCAGGTAAGTTGCCTGGTGATGTGTACAAAGTCGGTTACACAAAAGAATACGGTGAGGATTTCTTTGAGATCCAACAGGAGGCCATTCCGGAAGGGGCAAACGTCTTGATTGTCGACGACATCTTGGCGACAGGCGGTTCTGCGCATGCCGGTGGTGAGCTGGTGCAAAAATGTAAGGGTAATATTTTAGGATTCTGCTTCGTCATGGAGTTGGATTTCTTGAATGGTAGAGATAGGCTACAAGCTCCAACGTTCACCTTGTTACAGGGACAGCCAGAGTCTCTCAAAGAGAGCTCAGTTTAAAAGTGCAGGGAAGGAGTTGTATCCCCTCCCATTCCTGTCCCATATTGTTTAAATATCTGAGTACAAGTGTATTTTAGTTtataaaatgaaaacaaaaaaattaagaaaAGCTCCATCTTATACATCAAAGAACTGATAACATACTTTCAAATAAGCAAATGCATATTCGATCCtctcatttcttcttgaaaacGACATTTTTACCTCTTTCAacaatcttctttttctttagttttGGAACATTTAGCTCTTCAAGCATGCCTGTACCATATGGGTTGAATGAAGGCTTGTTTTGCTCTTGCTTTCTGTTCCGTTTCTCACGTCTACTCAAGCCTTCGTCGCCCATGTTCATAATGCTCTTGTTGAAGTCAATACTGAGATCAACCTCTTCATTcatctttctctttcttggATTGTGGCTTTGGGACTGCTTCTTACGCAATGTGATGATTTCGTCACGTTCATTGATCTCCTGTTGTTTAGACTCTTGCTCTGGTTCCATTTCTTTGCgttcaaattcttcaacatcttccTGATCGATTTCGTATGTTACATCACTCTTGCCCATTTCTTCAGtgaaaaactcaacaaCTTTGCTGATTCGATCATTGATAtctctgtttttgattggCTCTGCCTTTCCATTTTTGCCGTATTTGATGGAGAATAAACCATCTTCACTCGACTCCTCAATAGTTGAAATGTTAGTTTTTAGATCACTGTGTGCTACCTGTGGATTTGTTCTATTGTAGAATTCTATAAAATGTCCAAACTGCTGACCTAATTTATTAACATCTTTGACATTCTCATATGCATCTTCACTGATATATTTGTTgacttctttttcaatctgATTGGCCAGTTCATTCTTGTCATCATCAATCTTCTGCATCAATTCGTTAAGATCCACTCCTTCTAGTTCAATGACAGCGTTCTTAATAACCTCAGTCAATTCTTTAACTATCTTTCTTACGTAAAAGGAACCACCAAATTTTGACGTTTTATTTATAACTGCCATGACTGAACTAATATTGACGTTTTCAGGATGTCCAATTTGAAATGCATtaatcaatgaaatcaacataAAGTCACTCATTATGAATCTGGAGCTTTCGTCCAATTTTCTGGCTTCCTGGTCTCTCCATTTGAATAAAATCTCTAATAAAGGTCGTCTCTCAAACGCTACGTTATTACTAAAGATCAAACTAGTCCATGGTAGATCTCTATCGTAGCCTAAGTTGAGATTTTTTTGGACCTCATCAGTTAATGGCACAGAATATGAGGTTGTAACCACTGCATTATTGCTGCTCATACTTAAATTCTTAGGTCTAAAAGTGGAGTATTCAAATCTTCTAATTGCAACCTTCCTAGATGCATAGAGTGTCTTTTGTAAGGCTTGTGGGATTTTCAGTAATTCGTCATGCATTTTATAGAAAACCTCAATAAGGAAATGAGTATCAGCCTTGGCATAATCCATCATCTCTGATGATAACGGCCTAATTCTCCAATCGGCCAACTGCCACTTCTTTGATGTACGGAATCTAACATATTCCTCCAACAGGAAAGCCAAGGAATATTTGCCTAATGATAACTGCTTTGCTGCGTGGAAAGTATCAAACAACGAAACCAAATATAACCCCAAGTCACGTTGCAACCATATAACGTCCATAAAGGCACCATGTAAGACTTTTACAATGTTTGGGTTTGTGAAGGCTTCATTAAGCATCGGTAAATGAGGACGCAATTGAGGAGATAAGGGGTCTATAAGGTaatctttctttgaatcaGTGGTGATTTGCATCAACGAAGTTAAACCATGGTACGTTCTGTAATCGTGATGCTCCAAATCAATTGCAAACACTTTGcatttgttcaattcaatcaataattttgacaattgtTCTGGAGAATCAATCCACTCTGCCGCTGGAGAACCTTCCCAGGGGATGGATTCGTATCTTTCATCCAGCGGAACAGGCTCCAATATCCACGACGGATACTCTGCATTCATTATCTCATAAGAATAAGGGTTTTCATAATGCTCCGGAATTTCATCAGTGGCTTCCACCAACTGTAAAGATTCATCCAATGGTTTCATTGCATTTggcttgaatttgattaAAGGCTTGAATGGTGTCTTTTCGAAATTGTCTATAGGGTCCAGAAATTTCGCCTGTGGTTTGTCCATATTTGGGTTAGACCTGGCCGGCAAAGAGTGTCCTGAATTTGGGTTATTCATGTCATTTTTGTCCAAATACGTATAACCGTCATCATTAATGTCCAATTGTGCACTCACTCGTGAAGGCCTTGTATTCTTTCTTGCCCTGTAATGGTTGTCCAAATTGAGCTCCACCCTCTCCAAGAGAGTGTCTAAGACATTCGATAGTACCTTTGTATTCTCAGCATCGGAATCAACCTTGAATCTCTCACCTTCATTTGGAGTGGCATTGATTGTAGACGCCGATATCACCATCTCGTTCATAATTCCAACCAAGTTCGCATCGATCTCTTCCGCCTCGTCACTTATCCGTGGCTCTAAACTCTTGTAAAACTTTATATCTTTTGCATTAACTGCAGATGAAAATCTAATGAGGTTCTTCAACAATGGTGCATACTGTTCAAGCAAAACGTCTGCCTTTGATCTAACGGGTTCCGACATTGTGTTTTCTATTTAGGC
Protein-coding regions in this window:
- a CDS encoding uncharacterized protein (PKUD0E04360; similar to Saccharomyces cerevisiae YDR440W (DOT1); ancestral locus Anc_5.556), coding for MVKEIQEETLDEDLWNHNINIGRNILFFSLSFPSSYSCLFILFSFTESFLHRAIVYLSSVMTVSMPPTNVNMNTVPLSPAESANGHLECKAMATATVGDVSGSGRGNEDISGDGSISGDGNIHGVGSISGNGSIHGVENTSGDGNISGNGSISGNGSIHGVENTSANPATTPAVKKRKVTNELAQLLTSAEWYTQTFRGSRVRESSLKFQKQKDLKIQEMIRGDKEVTMTTHTLETPEEIAEKERIRKERAEKMKAKAEERKKEKELKRLKALERKRLIEQGVIKPHRVKSKSKQDAVGEINLDPNELKSSKNYYGGGHLAELLKASSYYTNLGSQFDGSRRKVRPVERLNEDKEYLNELNRKSKGKRLLKNKAADHPKLKRLKTVDNTTMRRHTKKVANIKAEEGEKEEVDKLEKETKEEEETRDEVTQREPEPIWFINLNENKNDIEINDTRSFFQSFVYDKQNDSQIPSDIVSAADLVKRRIKTYRTDHEVYKLQRVQLHFPFSEYKEDYILALPKDELQFNPFDEIGKNMEILSTQFFPPDESVKVVNLQDPENCIVGKYIKAFDDNDLDLLLKCIDEFNNLIDELRNNGKILDHVINKKAFSICVIYELLNQCYLRRVLPDSKKLSNYKAFSNEVYGELMPAFLSSVYRACNLNSRSCFIDLGSGVGNCVIQASLEFGCESYGVEIVEHASRLGDLQLAEFNNRCRVLGLNPGITKLFSQQSFIDNPPVKAVVDRCDVILCNNYLFDANLNKKVIDLFQDLKVGCKIISLKPIVPAGHRLDGNNINSILNKMKTSKFIYEENSVSWTSKGGFYYITEVMDTMDEALFRIRATRSRREDSIDERTRSNTPLNAFTNNV
- a CDS encoding uncharacterized protein (PKUD0E04380; similar to Saccharomyces cerevisiae YOR001W (RRP6); ancestral locus Anc_6.25), producing the protein MSEPVRSKADVLLEQYAPLLKNLIRFSSAVNAKDIKFYKSLEPRISDEAEEIDANLVGIMNEMVISASTINATPNEGERFKVDSDAENTKVLSNVLDTLLERVELNLDNHYRARKNTRPSRVSAQLDINDDGYTYLDKNDMNNPNSGHSLPARSNPNMDKPQAKFLDPIDNFEKTPFKPLIKFKPNAMKPLDESLQLVEATDEIPEHYENPYSYEIMNAEYPSWILEPVPLDERYESIPWEGSPAAEWIDSPEQLSKLLIELNKCKVFAIDLEHHDYRTYHGLTSLMQITTDSKKDYLIDPLSPQLRPHLPMLNEAFTNPNIVKVLHGAFMDVIWLQRDLGLYLVSLFDTFHAAKQLSLGKYSLAFLLEEYVRFRTSKKWQLADWRIRPLSSEMMDYAKADTHFLIEVFYKMHDELLKIPQALQKTLYASRKVAIRRFEYSTFRPKNLSMSSNNAVVTTSYSVPLTDEVQKNLNLGYDRDLPWTSLIFSNNVAFERRPLLEILFKWRDQEARKLDESSRFIMSDFMLISLINAFQIGHPENVNISSVMAVINKTSKFGGSFYVRKIVKELTEVIKNAVIELEGVDLNELMQKIDDDKNELANQIEKEVNKYISEDAYENVKDVNKLGQQFGHFIEFYNRTNPQVAHSDLKTNISTIEESSEDGLFSIKYGKNGKAEPIKNRDINDRISKVVEFFTEEMGKSDVTYEIDQEDVEEFERKEMEPEQESKQQEINERDEIITLRKKQSQSHNPRKRKMNEEVDLSIDFNKSIMNMGDEGLSRREKRNRKQEQNKPSFNPYGTGMLEELNVPKLKKKKIVERGKNVVFKKK
- a CDS encoding uncharacterized protein (PKUD0E04370; similar to Saccharomyces cerevisiae YDR441C (APT2) and YML022W (APT1); ancestral locus Anc_5.557), with protein sequence MHENKELQALANELRSALHQYPNFPTEGVLFEDFLPLFRSPHLFNKLIVAFKLYIEENFDQTIDYIVGLESRGFLFGPTLALALDAGFIPIRKAGKLPGDVYKVGYTKEYGEDFFEIQQEAIPEGANVLIVDDILATGGSAHAGGELVQKCKGNILGFCFVMELDFLNGRDRLQAPTFTLLQGQPESLKESSV